The following DNA comes from Lates calcarifer isolate ASB-BC8 linkage group LG2, TLL_Latcal_v3, whole genome shotgun sequence.
ACAGCATCCATTAAAACAGCATGTTTCACTGTAATGGTAAACAAGTGAACAGGAATAatcatcatattttcattttaagttgGATGATAATGATTGAATGATCAACATATTAACAGGAATAAGCAgcatttcatttattatttcatttagcTAATGAGAAAAATATACTGCCAGAGAGTATAACATTCTTACTGGCATGCAGAGCTAATAAAACCCTTTTATTCTGTGGCTACAGCACTGACAAACTCTTTTACTGACTGGCTTCATCTGTGGTCTGGCAAAACAAGGTTTGTGTGGTTTGCTACTGACTTAACATCAGCATTTAAATCACCATGCAACCCATCTCCTCCTGTGACTGTGGCTCATGGGTTGTCTGCACAAGCAGCTTATTAGGAACCATATAGTTATATTTTATTGGTAGGCGACCTTTAGCAGCCGTGGTAATTATGACGGGTGTAAAGAAGGAAGTAAGGTGATAAAGTCCATGTTAGGAGAAGGTTGGGGTGGATGAATGGGTTTACAAAAAACAGCACTTTCAGAGTGGAAAGGACTGTTTGTTGCCTGTGTATATTgccatttcatcatttttatattaGCCATGCTGTTGGTACTCTCCTATGGGTCATATCCGAGGGTAGGGACAAGCAACCTATATGTTCATTTAAGTTGGAGGAGTTGTTGCTTTTTGCTATCTATACATGTGTTATTGCAAGTTACATTTGTAACACTTGCCTTAGATAAAATTTTTTAGTGACtgaaaaattataattataataaaaccTTCAAACAGAAAATAGCGTAGCTGATCGGCCAAGTAAACATCACAACAAGGTACTCAGGAtaaatctagactaaataattaaataacaaaagaaGTGGAGTGTGCAGTTTTCTTTGTTTCGTGAACAATCTAAACTACATTATCTTCAAATTGACTGCTTTTCTTGCTAGAAAATGTGTCTTTGCTGAAAAGATATGGATGTGacagtaacatttttaaaaccaaagGTTGCATACTTCAGATGTTATACACACAATGGCAACCACAGGATCAGTCACATTCACGACTACAAAACAGTCGATTAAAATGAAGGACACCTCTATGCaggttttttcttctttaagtATTTTGCTTATCAAACTCCTCTTCCTTCCTATTCTGCATTTGTAGTAGAGTAAAATGTTCTATTTAAAAAACTATATTTTGCTATCTGTTATCTGGATgggtgagattaaaaaaatgatatcaagacaaaaatgtttttatttggctATTTTTTGCAAAGGGCAAAAATCATAAGAGATTCAGTCATGCATCTCCCACGCCATCTTTTGGACAAATGACTGAGGGGAGTTGAAGTTACTGACCAGCCCTGATGGAAATGCTATTTTAATAACTTTGAAGGGAAAGGTGTTACAAAAAATCTTAACATGAATACTCATTAGTTAGTGCTGAAGAgtattaacatttaatattttatggtTAGCCTGCATAGATAAGCTAAGCACTagttatattatttatttatttattttactatatCAATTAAAACATTAAGACCTTTCAGGATGCAGTTTGCACACTGAAAATACAGGCTAAAGTTTTTGCATAAACACCTTtctcaaacaaataaataacttaaagAGTGTCAtcaatactaaaaaaaaaaaaaaaagatctattTGTTCATCAGTAAGTCGTCAATAATAGGAAGAGATTTGACCAATTATATTCACCAGAACTGAAATTAGCAGAGGCctcgataaaaaaaaaaaacaaacaaatcaatccAAATGAACTAAACTGGCGGGGGTAATTTGATTTCCCAAACCAATCGGAGGAGTGCATCTTTATATGCTTGGCATTAATTGGCTGCATTGTAAAAAACACTACAGTTGTAGCCTGTGACTTACCATATACGGTAAGTGGCAGACGGGACATCCTGTCACACCAGAGAAACTCGGATAAAGAGAATTTTTTTCAATAGTGTTGAGAGGAGCAtgtggagagagtgggaggacCCACGAGTACAGATTACGCACCGTTAAAACTTTCTGCAGAGGAAAAGTCTTACAACTcgtcagactttaaaaaaatgcttctgtcagagtctgaggaTGAATTAGAACAGCTCCACTCGGATTTAGACTCTGAGAGCAGCAATTGCAGTTTGGAGGACGACTACATTCCGGGGAGGTTGTCCCGAGGTTCAGACCAGTGAGTAACCTTCAGATCCACCCTCAGTTTGGCTTCAGTCCAACATACCCGCGCCTAAATTTGATGTGATGTGTCGGGTCTCATTTATAAAAGGAACATGGGAAtctgaaaataatcagcagagCCATTAGAATAGGTTATGATAGTGAACCAGATAAACCCGCGGCGTCTGTTCTGCAGTTCTCATCGTTTAGTACTGTTTAACAAAGTACACTGCATAAGTTCTTTATTTTGCGCACACTACCACCTGTATTTTCCGACACCAAGCTCGTGCGCGCATGGGCAGGTACACCGCGCGGTCTGCTGTTGCTCTTTACCCAGTTTTGCAGCAACTATGAGATCGCATGTTAATATTTCTTTATGCGTTTCACCGGTCCTCTCTCACTGCACCGAAGTGGTATAAGATCCGGTGTATGACAGTGGCGCCTCCAGATTTACAAAGGGACGGCTAATGAGGGCAACCCATGGTGGGCTTGTGCATAACGCGCAAATGTTTAACTAcgtgttttaattttattgcaTCTTTTGACCATAAGCTTGGTATTAACTCTGGATAAAACATCTCATTACTGCATGGTAATCTCATTATGTTATTGTTAGCGTGAGGAAGTCACTCTGAAAGCCTGCATTGCATTACAAagtgtggagtttgaaagaaAGGGCTGTTTACCAGGCCTGGCTAGGATGGTCTGACGAGAAGATGTCGCTGAGTTGCGTTAAGGGATCCAGGTTGAGTCATACTGGGAAATAAAAGTCATGATATCGCAGCTTCTACTGCTAAGATTTTGActattctgtctttctctcgGGTGGATcgaggcttttctgtgtggagtttgtatgttctccctgtgcatgcgtgggttctctccgggtactgTGACTTCTtgccacagtccaaagacatgtattaggttaattggtgagTTTAAATTATCCCTAAGTGTGAGTATGAGTGTGAATAggtgtttgtctatatatgttggccctgcgatggactggcgatccgtacagggtgtaccctgcctctcgcccaatgtcagttgggataggctccagcccccccgataatgaatgaatgaatgaattaagggttttttctctctctctctatctccccaACCTTTGCAGTGGGCTGCATTAGTCTTAGCCATGTTACTAAACACAGTATAAGCAattttatataataaaataataataatagtaatacaaTCAATTGTATCAGTTGAGGGACAGTATGACAAAACATTGTTTCACTGTATATATTGACATATTATGTAACCCTAGTGTTTGCAATACAATAACCTTATGCCTTATATCTTATTCATTCTTTATGGTTTATGGTGCCAGcaatacaattttatttatgATAAACTAAGACCATTTAATATTACTGACATCATTCATGTGATAATTTAGAATTACTTTATTCACTGTGAGTTATGTATTGATAGAGTAAAGCATGATTTGGAAAAAGCTACAATTAACAATTTTATTCAGCAACAAGGCATTTACCtatctattttatttacagGGAAGACTCCACTGATGAGGACAGTTCAGATGAGGAGTGGGATAACACGCCCCAAAAGAGAAGAGCTTCCAGAAAGCGTTGCcgctctgtttctgcttctccaGCATCGTCATCCTTAAAATCCCCATCTAAGAAGAGtccccacagaaagaagatcCACTTTGAATCTACACCCAAAAAAGGCACCTCCTCCCCCAGAACTGGCAAGACATCCTccactccacacagaaagaatgAAAGTGGAAAGAAGCGAGCAGAAAGACGGCttgtgacagaggaagaggatgacGATGGAGACCGGTGGCGCAACATCGATGAGGACGATGTTGAGCCTCCTCAACCACGATTCAGACCTGAGAGGGACGTAGGGCCACAGCTGAATAGAACTGCCAATTACACACCACTTGAACTGTTCCAGCTGTTCTTCTCTACAACAGTAATCGATACATTGGTAAGAAATACCAATGCCTATGGGAGGAAGAAATACCAAGGCCAGAAGGAAAGCTGGGTGCCTGTCACAACAGCAGACATGTACTCCTTCATCTGCCTTGTCCTCTACATGGGTATTGTTCCACTAAAAACTCTGAAAGAGTTCTGGAGAGGATCTAAGCTGTTCAGCCTGCCATTTCCTGCCTCAGTTATGCCCTGCAGACGCTTCCTGGCCATTTCCCGCAATCTACACATGAATGATCCTGCAGTCGAAGCAGCAAATGATCAGAAGAAAGGGACATTAGAGTATGACAGACTTTGCAAGATAAAGCCACTATATAAGCAGATTGTGGAGGCCTGCCACACATTCTTTCATCCCCACCAGCATATCTCCATAGATGAACGGATGGTGGCGAGTAAAGCAAGGGTCGGGATCAAGcagtacattaaaaacaagcCAACTAAATGGGGCTTTAAACTTTTTGTTTTAGCAGATTCAGTGTGTGGCTACACCCTGAACTTTTTTGTGTATGGGGGAAGAGATAGTGTACCCACTGGAAAAGGGCTAAGCTATGATGCTGTCATGAGGCTGCTGAACATCCCCTTTCTGGGTAAAGGATACAAACTCTATGTGGACAACTTTTACACCAGTCCAACACTATTCCTTGACCTCCTTCAGAGAAAAATCTGGGCATGTGGCACTATTCGTTGCAATGTTGCTGGTTATCCcagaatgaaaaagaatgaCATGACCAAGAAAACAACAAGGGGAACTATCCGTTGGATCAGACAAGGGGAGCTGTTGTTTGTTAAGTGGTTAGACACCCGCGAGGTAACAATGTGCTCCACCATACACAAAGCATACAGCAATGACACGGCGAAGCGTAAAATAAAAAACGCAGATGGACAGTGGACAGTGAAGCAGGTGCCTATTCCAGGCTGCATCAAAGATTACAACCGACACATGGGCGGTGTTGACTTGTCTGATGCACTTATTGGTTACTACAATGTCCTCCACAAGACTCAGAGGTGGTACAAAactctgttttatcattttgtgGACATAGCCACTGTCAATGCCTTCATCCTCCACAAAGAAATGTGTAAACTGCAGAATCGGCCCACAGTTAGACAGAAAAATTTCAGGGAACAACTGATTTTGTCCCTGGCTGAGATTGGGTCCACTCCACGCCGGTCAGCTCCACAAAACTTTATGCTGCCTGCCTCTCCTATCAAAGTGCCTCTTGCTTCTCCAAAGAAAGTGGCGCCTGCCTCCCTGTCCAATGTGTCGTCAGCTTCCCCATCTGTGTTACCCCCTGGCTCTCCTTCCACAGTACCACCTGCTAAAgcctctgctgctccaggtTTAGGTCACCTGCCATCTTACTTCGTAGAACAAATGAGCAATGTGGCCCCCAGGGATCGGGCCACTGCTGGCAGAAGGGCATGTGTGGTCTGCAAAAGAAAGTCGCCAGTCTATTGCAGCACTTGCcagaaaacactttgttttactACTTTAAGGAACTGCTATAGTGAGTGGCACAGAAGCAACAGTATCTGTATCTAAGTTAAAGACTTACTTGTATACTGTCTCTCCTAGATACccattttttttaccatgatTACACTGAGTACTTAAAAAGCCTGTTCAGTTGATCTCCAAGTAGTATGAGATTAACACAACTGACTGGCTTTAAGCCATGAAGCCACGGACAATACTGAACtacaaaataagttttaaatCACATTACTCAAACAGGCCACAGATATACGCCCATCAGCCACAATGTTAAAACCAGTTACCTGTTTTTATGctgtggctgatcggtgtagAATAGATAATgactttaaaaatctgtgtttagGGAACTACATACAAGGAGGAATCTACCCATTATCTTGATTGACTGAATTAACTGTTATATATTCCCTAGACTTCAGTATCTCTTCTGGTCATTATCCATTCAGATACCTCAAAGCGTCTCTAAAACCCTTATTAAAAACATTAGAGAATTTATATGGACTTGTAAAGTGTCTTACAAACCAGTGCTGCCTGGATTAATTTCAGTgagagcacagcagcagctttggtCTAGCAACTATGGAGGGGAACTGCAGTTTTGCCGTTCATGGGGGTAAAATTTTTTACTGGCAGACCGACGTCACTTCCCactttgtgaatgtttttgttagGTTGTCTTCGACTAACCAGCTGAAATTATTATGTAGCGGAGTGAATGTGAGCAAAACAACATACATGCTCCTAAGAAGAAGGTGTCAGGcaattttatttacaaatcTTATTCTACAACCATTTCTACTAAGAATGAATATGTTGCTTTAATACatttaatcaaacaaaatatGAGGCCCACAGAAATTGTGAACTGAAAACTGAACTATTATCTAAACGATCCTTGAGAAGTGATCTCAACCCCAGTGACTCAGAGATTCAGCATCATAAGTGGAGACATACTGTATCTACCTACCTCTGTCTGGAAGACTGCTATGAAAATAGATACCTTGTGTCGTCCTCTTTTTTTATCCACAGCTAAGATCCTGTCTTACAACAATCCTGGAACTTGAACTTACGTTACTGGTGCTCACTGATGAGGTGATGTTGTCTCATGCATACATATAGATTTATGTCAAGAATGTAGCCTTCATTAATTACTGTGGattgtactgtatactgtaactTGAATGTAATAACTGATGCGGAGGACAGCTTTTTAAACTACCACTGAGTATTATTACATGTGCACTATGTTCTTTTTTCCCTGGTTTTGATATTTACAATATGGTGTTTACATGAAACTTAAGAGTAACTGGTTATTCAggcttttgtttctgtcattataCAGGTTTTGGATTGTGTGGATGGTGTTGGACTTTTCAGTATCTCGGTATCAGCTAATCTTTGACATTTCTATTATCTTAGCACctgagaaatgtttctgttaGATTTGGCCTCTTCAGCTTGACTTCCGGTAACCACAATAATGTGAAGTTTAGCGTGCACCAGCATAGATTACAGACAGTGATTAAGGTGTTTTTAATTCCACAGTAACCCAGCACTCCTTACCAGTAGAGGTACTTTTACAAAGATTTCTGAAATGAGGAGGGTTACGcacaaatataatacaaaatacagGATCAttgtgcatatactgtacatatacaaCTTTATACGGATAAACCATCTCATTTTCAAGGGGTTCCCTTCCACAAATATACAGATAATGCAATATAGAACTCACTGATTCACTGCTGTTTACTTAATCAACTCTACCTCACTCCACAATCAATTCAAACTTGAAAGATCAGTAGTATCTGTGACACCAACCAATATCACAGGGACCATTTTCCCACTGGATACAAATGCTTTGTTTGTGCTCATTTAAGAAACTCTCCATGTTTATTGAAATACATTATTATAGCTTTATGTTTTGCCAAATGAAAAGTGGTGACCTCAAAGTCTTACTCTCCTGTACTCATTGATATGTGGATTTTGGACATATAAACTTGATAGAGCAATTATCAGACCTGTAATGTCTCTCTCACTATGTTTATGTATCTGCACGTTGGTTGGGGCAGGGACATGAAGTTGTATTCttttgtgtgtactgtacaaatagaataaaaatgtaaaaagggATCTGTATGTATTAATGCTTTATGTTATTCCGGTGATGAGGTGAAGGGCTAttttttctggttaaataaaggggcattatttgaaataatattttattattttttacatacagtatagtgCAGATTTCCAGTTATTGGCTGAATTTGTAGAAACTAAAAGCACAGAGCACTAAGAACAAAGATAATTATATTCACTAAACAATTTAGTTTTAAAGGAATGAACTGAgatcatctcatcatcatctcattGGAGGAGATGTTCTGTAGACATGATTCAGTGATgctaaatatgtaaaataatgatGTGGCACATTGAGAGTGttacaaacatttttcatgatcATAAAAGTGATTCATCATCATTTGGTAACTGAGAGACTTTTAGAAATCTTTGGCACAGCACTCGTTGAAATAATTATATGTTGATGCTATGTCTGTCTTTAAATTTTagatatatattataaatacattttcagggACCCCTGTGATTTTAAGTAATAACATGACTGATTAAgtctaatgaaatgaaactTGTTTCTCTTTATTCCATCAATAATTCAATTGAGAAATTTCAACACTTGTTAGACTATAATGTCATGCACATTCATCAGGTCTTTATTGTCTTCTAAGTAGTTAAAAATGGCAGGGAAAGGCAGAACTGCACAAAAGCTTTAATGATCTGTAAGAAGTTCAAGACAAGAGTACTGGAAGGTTGTTCTACACACTGCAGCAGTTCTGTGACTGCTCTGTATACATCTATGTGAGTTCACGCGTAAAAGTGTGAAACTCTGAGCTGCTTTCAACATCTCTAATTAGACCTGTAAAGATGAAGTGATGTGAAAACATAAAGTTAACTCGCAGCAGTTCAGGTTCATCATCATCTATGTCAAGAAACACTTTGATAACACAGCTGGTGTCTGTCAAGTAATGGGCCACAATGTCAGTCTCAATGTTACATGAACCTGAGAGCAAGTACACACCAAGACAGTCCCTCTTACCCACATGCCTTTAAACTTAAGTCAAGCattgttttcctctgactgtCATCTCCACTGCAGTCATTCTCTATCCTGCTGCTGAGGATTGCTCTTCTAGAAATTGTTAATATGATGCATCACATTTACTTTCACTAAGTGTAAAGATCTTTAATTGGGACACTTAGCACAAACATCACTGACTTCAGGAGGTGATAtctatctttttttctcttttttttgatacatttactatttatttttcaagtagGTTACTGTAACCCACTGAGTGCATACTGTTCCTTATATAAATTATAAAGATGGCCTGTTTACGTATATTGCAAACCtaaattcaaacatttattcattcattaaaaaaaaaaaaaaactatattgTAGAGCCCTGCATGCAGCAAACTTTATCCACATGTTGCAGCAGTGTTTAGTATAGGAGAGCCATACTAGCTGTGATGCCACATATGATTTGCTATTTACAGAACCTTGCATTGAAAAACAGGGAAGGCACAGGGGTTATCTATGAAAAATCTGCGGTGTCTGTTTCAGTGACTGTTCAGACAGTGTGAAGGACTGCATGAAGTCATCCTCTATGGACGGAGTCCAAGAAGAAAACCACTGCTCACAAAATGGAACAAAACTGACACCCAATAAATATTCACAGCACATTCTATGGGCAGATGAAACCAGTGTTATGCAGTGTTATGGTATGAAGCGTTTGCATGAATGTAAAAGGATAAGAGAGTTAATATAAATGGCACTATGAGTGCAAGTTTGTATAcctaaatactgaatgaaaagaatgaCGTCCAGTTTCAAGACGTTTGGCAGGGGAGGAATTTTAGAACAAGACAATGTTCCCAAACACAATGCAAAAACCACACAGGAGTTAAAACTATCACCTGGCCAAGTGTGTCCCCTGAcatccagtagaacacctttggagTGTTTTAAAACAGAGGGTGAAGCAACAAAACCCCTACAGCAAAAAGTGGCTGGAAAAATATGAAGAATTTAACTGTGAAGAACAGCAGAACATCTCTGCACAGATTTGTTCAAGATTAGTATCATCCACTGTCAGGAGGATTAAATCTGTCATCAAGAATAAGGGCAGATATACAAAATcgaaataaacaaaagaatggAATCTTATTATTAAGCAGTATGCTGACTTTGGTTGCAGTTGCTTCTTCAATATGGACGCTTCATTGTGGCTTAATTAGTCAGACATTTCAAATTAATTGGTTTAATTCTTGTTGGGCTTTGACTAAAAATGAAATGGACAGgaattaaaatgtctaaaatgtttTAGTGTTATTGACTGGGGATGTAATCAGTTTTGTTGTATACTGTAAATGCGCTGAATCAAAACCAAATTACTGTAGCAAAAGAATGGTCTAAGTATGTAAGTGTTGCCCCTGACATTTTGTCCAGAAAGGAGATGAAGTGTGCATGTTCCCTCagtaataaaaagtaaaatagagAGACTAAGAGAGATGGTGGAAGACAGATTAGACGATGCCAAGCAGGGAGAGATGATGTATAAACTAGAGGCTGAGTGAACCTTGAGCTGATCCAACTCTGGTGTGATGGAAGCCGTACGTGAACACAGGCATTAGCAGCCAGGTGCAGCTACGGTGCTGTTCTGCCTGTGATTAATAGCCTGATATCTCCCTTTGCATAGGCTTTGCAGACAGAGCGGCCTCTCAGGTGGGACGATGTGATGTGAGCATCCCTGTGCGATTATATATCCTGTGTCTGTAGATAAGAGACTGTTTAACCTTCTGCCAATCACAACCACAGACGTTATTTGGTTTTCCTCTGAACATTAAATTGGAGAGCAATTCTGCAGGTGCTGCAATGAATCTCATATCTCAGTCCATAAAGCAGAAGCTTCGGGAAGGCAAacttttgtttccatttcacaGGAGATTAATAATTTTCAGCAAGGTAGAGCGAGCGCTGTCTCCGACAAAATTTAATGACTACAGACAAAATAGATCCTGTTTGAGTGTTAATATAACATTGCTTATTCAATcttttcactgcattttgaatTATTAGCTTACTTTTCTGTATCACAGAGGATTTTCAGTGCTGGCACTGAAGACAAGTAGTAAATGGTTCGTAGAATTTGGTCTCTTTCTTTTGCCTAATGCATGTTGGGATAGGCTTTGGACTCTCAACCCTTCTGAATAACAGTAGGCAGGCAAAGACAATGAATGACTGCATATGAATGACTTACATCTTAAAGCCAGACCTAGTGATGTAAGGTAATGTGACTCACACTGGAGTAGGTATGACAATTGTacctcattaaaataaatgacaattGTGcctcattaaaataaatgggTGGCACTGACACCTCACAGGAAAAGGGTCTTAAGCTCAAACCTAATCAGACATGCTGGGTTCTCTTATGGATGGAATTTGCAtgctctccctgtgtgtgtctgtgtgggggTGGTTTCCTCCAGCTGGTTCAGTTTCCTCTAGCAGCTCAAGGACATGCATTAGACTGATAACTGGTCAAAAAGCAGTGGCACACAGGTTTTTCAACAAGAGAATAACACAGGgccattcattcattgttctgtgactgtggtgtttaaaaggaagagaaaaatgcaGAGGTGGATAAGGAGActtaaaaaggcaaaaacaccTGTCAGTGAAATTTCAATATCCGGTCCTCTTACTAATACTTACTAGTGCTCTGTTTAACCAGTCTTAATGCAAGCTGTTCATATGTTATCGCAGTCGTAAGGTTTATATTTGGCCATTTAGTGACAGGTGCTACAGCAAATTCAGCACCTGGGGTATAATAGTGCTTTCCCGTGAAGCATTCTTCTGGAGCACCAACTATTACCCTCAGATAAATTAAACCCTAGTTCTTCTGGGAAAAACTAAGTTCCTAAATGTTCTGTATTTCTGGAAAAGTTCCTGGGGTCAAAAAGGTCCCTGTAATAAAGTACTGACCTTTTCCCAGTGGGTAGTGGGATATAGGCTTCATCCCCCTATGAACTTGTAATGACAGAATTACAAAATTTACAATGTTGAACTTTTTACAAAACAGCATGTCTGTTACAACATTTCAAGTTAAGTTGTGAAGTAGATTATCGGCTTTGTGTGACAGTATTTTTCATAAAGAGAAAAGAGTGGCACAAACCTCTCAACACATTATTCATTGTGTCAACCTCATCACTGACCCCaagctcagccaatcagacggACAGCATATGCCCCAACAACGCGATGTGCCCTATCATTATGGTAATGGTGTTGGGTGTCAACACcctgctgctgcactctgaCAGGCTAAAGCCTTATCACATCATTACACACCATTACTGCTCTTAATGAAGTCAACAGCTCCCAAGCAGAGGATaccctctctgctgtctgactcATTAAATGATCTAACATGTGAATAACCCAGGGCTCAATTATCAAGTCACTCAGCTGTCCTCATGCCtgctcacctcctcctcatacAGCCACGTTGACACTTAGTCACAACTTCGGCTTGTTTTGTTACTGTGCAATTTGAAGAGGTCCTGATTAAGGTTACAGCAATTTATCTTGACGCCAATATTGACTTTTTATTAGATATTCAGTCATGCTGCCAACTGCCAATGTGATTGAGGTT
Coding sequences within:
- the LOC108887785 gene encoding piggyBac transposable element-derived protein 4-like encodes the protein MLLSESEDELEQLHSDLDSESSNCSLEDDYIPGRLSRGSDQEDSTDEDSSDEEWDNTPQKRRASRKRCRSVSASPASSSLKSPSKKSPHRKKIHFESTPKKGTSSPRTGKTSSTPHRKNESGKKRAERRLVTEEEDDDGDRWRNIDEDDVEPPQPRFRPERDVGPQLNRTANYTPLELFQLFFSTTVIDTLVRNTNAYGRKKYQGQKESWVPVTTADMYSFICLVLYMGIVPLKTLKEFWRGSKLFSLPFPASVMPCRRFLAISRNLHMNDPAVEAANDQKKGTLEYDRLCKIKPLYKQIVEACHTFFHPHQHISIDERMVASKARVGIKQYIKNKPTKWGFKLFVLADSVCGYTLNFFVYGGRDSVPTGKGLSYDAVMRLLNIPFLGKGYKLYVDNFYTSPTLFLDLLQRKIWACGTIRCNVAGYPRMKKNDMTKKTTRGTIRWIRQGELLFVKWLDTREVTMCSTIHKAYSNDTAKRKIKNADGQWTVKQVPIPGCIKDYNRHMGGVDLSDALIGYYNVLHKTQRWYKTLFYHFVDIATVNAFILHKEMCKLQNRPTVRQKNFREQLILSLAEIGSTPRRSAPQNFMLPASPIKVPLASPKKVAPASLSNVSSASPSVLPPGSPSTVPPAKASAAPGLGHLPSYFVEQMSNVAPRDRATAGRRACVVCKRKSPVYCSTCQKTLCFTTLRNCYSEWHRSNSICI